One Candidatus Nitrososphaera evergladensis SR1 genomic window, ACGATCTCTTCTCCTTACAAATACATGAGTGTCCCGGACGACAACTCGATCCCAAGAGAGATAGACCAGCATTTAGCGACGTTTGGAAAGGAGCCATGGGAAGTCAACTATGACTTGTACGGTTACTGCGCCATCTGTAATTCAAGGGTGGATGAATTCAATTACTGCGGATGCGGAGGCGCGGCGGATTAGCCTTGATTCTCTGGCATACACTTTAGGACGACATTTTTTTATGCCCTTTCTACGGCGGCGAATATTTCTTTCTACTTTGCGCAAACGACAAACCGTGTTTGCGCATGGCAATTTTGAGCTGGCCGATCGCCTTTGGCCCCATGCCGTGAAGTTCCAGAATCTCGTCTTCGGTGTGCTTTGCGAGTTGCGCAAGCTTGGTAATTTTCGCATTGAGAAGGGCGCGAAGGGCAAGAGCAGCAAGGCTATCAGGAAAATCGTTTTGTGACTGTTGTTTCCGGTAGTATCCAGACCAGCACACAGGGCATACAGGACAGTCGCAGCTTCTGTAAAACTTGTGCCCGCGGCTGCATGTTTTCAGTTTTCCTTTTGCGGTCCTCGCAGGCTTGCTTCGATCAAGATCTCCGGTCCTGCTTTTGCGTCTTTCCGCCATCTGCTCGATGATCCCGATTAAACGCTAAAAGGATTTAAAATGATTGGCGACAGGTTGGCGTAATAC contains:
- a CDS encoding DNA-binding protein, whose amino-acid sequence is MCWSGYYRKQQSQNDFPDSLAALALRALLNAKITKLAQLAKHTEDEILELHGMGPKAIGQLKIAMRKHGLSFAQSRKKYSPP